Within the Thalassoglobus sp. JC818 genome, the region ACACATCAAATTGGAGTGGGATCGCAACTACTGGGTCGTGTCCTCGATGGACTCGGGAATCCCATCGACGGGAAGAGCGAACTGGAATACCAGGAACACTATCCAGTTTATGGCGAACCGCCGAATCCGATGAAGCGAAACATCATCGACCGACCAATTCAGCTCGGCGTTCGTGCTTTGGATTCTCTCCTGACCTGCGGCGAAGGTCAGCGGATGGGAATTTTTGCTGCAGCCGGAGTTGGGAAGAGCACATTACTGGCATCGCTGATGAGAAATTGCGATGCCGACGTCACTGTACTTGCATTGATCGGAGAGCGTGGACGTGAGGTCCGTGAGTTCATCGATCACGATCTCGGTGAAGAAGGCCTGAAACGCTCAGTCCTTGTCGTTTCGACATCTGATCGGCCACCGATGGAGCGACTTAAAGCAGCCCACGTTGCAACGGCCATTGCCGAATACTTTCGCGATCAGGGCAAGAAAGTCCTGTTGATGATGGACTCTGTGACTCGTTTTGCCCGTGCTCAAAGAGACGTCGGACTGGCAGCAGGCGAACCGCCGACACGTCGCGGATTCCCGCCCTCAGTCTTTTCAGCTTTGCCACAATTGATGGAGAGAGCAGGGCAGTCAGACAAGGGTTCTATCACAGCCCTTTATACTGTTCTTGTCGAGGGAGATGACATGACTGAACCGGTCGCGGACGAGACGCGATCGATTCTTGATGGACACATCATCCTTTCGCGCAAGCTCGCAGCAGCTAATCATTATCCAGCTGTTGACGTGTTGGAAAGTGTCAGCCGGGTCTTTAACACAATTGTCACCCCCGAACATCAGGAGGCTGCATCTCGAGTGCGAAACCTGCTGTCGAAGTATCAAGATGTCGAGATGCTGATCAAACTTGGTGAATACCAACCTGGAAATGATCCCGACACAGACGAAGCTGTCCGCAAGATTGACCAGATCAATGCGTTCCTACAACAGAAGACGTCTGAACAATCGATGTTTGACGACATGGTCCACCAACTTGCTCAGATCGCAAAGTAAATCCGCAAACTGATGAACCTTGAAAAGAAATATATTCTTAAGGACCTTTTGAAGATTCGTCAGTCGCGTGAGGAGAACGCTGCCCGAGCACTCGCCGCTCAGAAAATCCGAGTCGAGGAGGCCGAAGAGCTCGTTCAACAGAGACAACGCGAACTCGAAAGCTATCACGCCTGGAGAATCGATCGAGAAGCGGAGCTCTACGAAGAGATCATCGATCGCACGATCGAACAAAAAGATCTGGAGTCAGTCCGCTTCAAAATACAGCAAATTCGTGACAAAGAACACGAGTACGAAGGCAGAGTCATTCAGGCTAAGGAGCAGCTCGAGGAGGAGAAGAGACAGCTTGTTGAAGATCAGCAGGCCTATCAACAAGCGGTTCACAAGCGAGAGAAACTCGACGAGCACAAGCAACTATGGATCACTGAAGCCAAGCGGGTTGCGGAGCTGAACGCTGAAAAGGAACTGGAAGACTTCAAGAACCGGAGACGACTTGCAGCCTTCGCTGGATTATGACTCATGACAAAAGCTCTTTCGGCAACAATTTCTGCTACATCCTTGGCCAGCGAACAAGCAGCTGGAACTCCTGGTGCGACTCAACCACTCGCGGCAGATGTTTCGCTGTTTGAACAAATGCTGAGTGATCAGAACGATCACAATCAAAGTGCGTTCTGCTGTGATGCAAACGAGAATGCTGGCAACACCGAGAAAGAGCCGCTTCACACATTCGATTCCGATGAAGTCGATCCTCCGGTATCCCGCCAACGTTTCGAGACAACCAACAACTCGGATATCGATCCGAAAAGTCGCGAGCAACCATCGACGAAGTTCACTCAAAAACAAGAGCAATCTGTCACCCGAACCTTATCACCGGAAACCAAACGTTTCGAAAGTCATTACGTCAAAGACAACCGCACAGCCGAGCCTCATGATGCAAACGCAACACCCGGAGTGAAGCAGGCGGTAGGTGAGTCACATCGTCCAGTTCAATATACAGGGGATGTTGCTAAATCGATCGCTGAAGATCGAGGGAAGTCACCTTTAGGAAACGCGGATTCAGCATCCGCTCCAAACGTTCCAACAACGACATCGGGGCAGAATTTCGAACCCCCAACTGTTTTTCGGACGTTTCCTACTACTGACAAGTCAACCGTCGTAGCGCCCCATCCTGTTTTAGATGCAAATCCTGAATCGGGGCAAAATGTCCAAGCTGCGGTGCCTAAGAAATTGGTCGAAGGCCCACTCGTGGATGGGCCGTCAACACCAGAAACTCCAGGGGCAGACAATCAGAGTATCGAGCACAAGACTGTCACTCGTAGCAAGACGGACAACGATCTGACCAACGGACAATCAGAGCATCACAGCGATTCTGAAGCGTTTGCTCCTGTGTCTCTTGGAGACGAAGTCCTGCGGGGACTTCAGGACAGTGTGAGACAATCTGACAAAACACTCGCTCCATCGACAAGCGAAAAATTGATCACCTACATCGAACAAGTGGTCGACCGAATTGCCATCGTTGAAACCAGCAGTTCAGAGTTCGGTGACATCCACATTGCACTTAAAGATAGTGTGCTCCCAGATACGGAAGTCGTCGTCTCTCGTCAGCAGGCGATGATCGTTGTGAACTTTCTGACTGGATCGGACGAGTCGGCCCATCTCCTGGAAAGCAACCAGCGGCTGCTGGAATCGCAACTATCCGGTGCTCTTGATAAGCCGGTTTCCGTGTCAGTTGATGTTTCAGCAGATCAACAAGACGGACGTTCACGCGGGCAACGCGACCTTTACACCGAAATGCAGGAGGCTGACTCTTGAAGCCGCTACAACTTGAAACTATCGATCGCGAAGTGATGGCATTTCGCAATTCACTGCTCTGTCCGCGACGCGAAATTGGGTTCGCAGTTCAAGACGAACGGTTCCTGCTCACCTTTGCGAATGAAGATCATTGCCGAGCACCGGTCCTCTCATTTGCCATCGAAGGATGTCAACTCGATCCGATTTGGATTTCACTGACAGATACCAAGCTGTTTGAAGGCTGCGTCGAATGGCTCGACGAAAACCACCTGGAAGACCTTCCAGAAGAGTTTGCATCGACGCTCCTCGACAGCACGCTGGGGGAGTTGCTGGAGTCTCTGAGCTCTAAGTTTGGAGACGATTTAGAAATCACAACAGTCGAGATTGGGACATCGCTGCCTGCGACTGAAAACACTATTCCATTTGAACTCAGTAGTTCTGCCGCTCGGACATTCGGCTCAATTCATTGTAGTAAAGAATGGTGCTCGCGAATCCAGAAGGCCTTAGCAACAATCAATCACTCAGCATCCAACGACATCAACGCACTGGAGATCGTTGAACTGATCGACCTTGGTTCCGCCAAACTTCGAATCGATGAACTGACTTCTGTAGAGCCAGGAGATGTTGTGCTATTCGACGAATCTGACCTCCTCGAAGATGGATGTGTCACAGCACAGTTCGGACAAACAGGGCAACTTCGACTACAGGTCGACGACTCGGACTTAGTTTTTGACAGATGGTCTCCATTCACACAATCTCATTGCCAGCAGGGCGATGAAGTCCCTCCAACCGTTGCAGGTGATTTGCGAGTTGATCTCCAAGCGAGCTGCGGACGCGTGAACATTTCACTCTCTGAGCTGTCAACGTTGGAGGAGGGAACTCCAATTCGGAGTTGCGGGACGAATGCAAAAACCGTGGAGT harbors:
- a CDS encoding FliM/FliN family flagellar motor switch protein, coding for MKPLQLETIDREVMAFRNSLLCPRREIGFAVQDERFLLTFANEDHCRAPVLSFAIEGCQLDPIWISLTDTKLFEGCVEWLDENHLEDLPEEFASTLLDSTLGELLESLSSKFGDDLEITTVEIGTSLPATENTIPFELSSSAARTFGSIHCSKEWCSRIQKALATINHSASNDINALEIVELIDLGSAKLRIDELTSVEPGDVVLFDESDLLEDGCVTAQFGQTGQLRLQVDDSDLVFDRWSPFTQSHCQQGDEVPPTVAGDLRVDLQASCGRVNISLSELSTLEEGTPIRSCGTNAKTVELKSSNQTVGTGELIQIDEQLGVRIVEFSSNRLQQLLAPAAT
- a CDS encoding YscO family type III secretion system apparatus protein: MNLEKKYILKDLLKIRQSREENAARALAAQKIRVEEAEELVQQRQRELESYHAWRIDREAELYEEIIDRTIEQKDLESVRFKIQQIRDKEHEYEGRVIQAKEQLEEEKRQLVEDQQAYQQAVHKREKLDEHKQLWITEAKRVAELNAEKELEDFKNRRRLAAFAGL
- the sctN gene encoding type III secretion system ATPase SctN — encoded protein: MATPFEHITDIFESALETVPPRPVTGRVTQIIGTIIQAAIPDVQVGELVLLHDPTRNIELEAEVVGIQKETAFLTPLGELLGLSARTEVVPTGKTHQIGVGSQLLGRVLDGLGNPIDGKSELEYQEHYPVYGEPPNPMKRNIIDRPIQLGVRALDSLLTCGEGQRMGIFAAAGVGKSTLLASLMRNCDADVTVLALIGERGREVREFIDHDLGEEGLKRSVLVVSTSDRPPMERLKAAHVATAIAEYFRDQGKKVLLMMDSVTRFARAQRDVGLAAGEPPTRRGFPPSVFSALPQLMERAGQSDKGSITALYTVLVEGDDMTEPVADETRSILDGHIILSRKLAAANHYPAVDVLESVSRVFNTIVTPEHQEAASRVRNLLSKYQDVEMLIKLGEYQPGNDPDTDEAVRKIDQINAFLQQKTSEQSMFDDMVHQLAQIAK
- a CDS encoding type III secretion HpaP family protein; translated protein: MTKALSATISATSLASEQAAGTPGATQPLAADVSLFEQMLSDQNDHNQSAFCCDANENAGNTEKEPLHTFDSDEVDPPVSRQRFETTNNSDIDPKSREQPSTKFTQKQEQSVTRTLSPETKRFESHYVKDNRTAEPHDANATPGVKQAVGESHRPVQYTGDVAKSIAEDRGKSPLGNADSASAPNVPTTTSGQNFEPPTVFRTFPTTDKSTVVAPHPVLDANPESGQNVQAAVPKKLVEGPLVDGPSTPETPGADNQSIEHKTVTRSKTDNDLTNGQSEHHSDSEAFAPVSLGDEVLRGLQDSVRQSDKTLAPSTSEKLITYIEQVVDRIAIVETSSSEFGDIHIALKDSVLPDTEVVVSRQQAMIVVNFLTGSDESAHLLESNQRLLESQLSGALDKPVSVSVDVSADQQDGRSRGQRDLYTEMQEADS